A single region of the Anguilla rostrata isolate EN2019 chromosome 11, ASM1855537v3, whole genome shotgun sequence genome encodes:
- the mfsd5 gene encoding molybdate-anion transporter produces MLAVAYVTLAVLALLCGGLELAARRASPPPQPGLTGAANPAFRGFQALFLRGYLLALWADWLQGPYLYKLYRHYSFLESQIAILYVCGLASCLLFAPVAAWLPQALGRRNTCLLFCLAYSACCLTKLSRDYFVLVLGRVLGGLSTSLLTTAFEAWYLHRHLDVRDFPREWIPGTFARAAGWNHGLAVGAGLVANLLAEWVGLGPVAPFLLAVPCLAACGWVVLWDWGREEAEGGAGAEQSGPLLGAAAAAAAMPPGPRLSARARFWRACLEGLRCLLSDRRVVLLGAVQALFESVLYIFVFLWTPVLDPHGPPLGIVFSCLMAASMAGSALYRLATSSARCRLQPAHLLCAAVLLAALSFAVLTVSTAPGQPRPLRSFLAFLLLELGCGLYFPAVGFLQGRVIPEDRRAGVLAWFRLPLHLLACLGLLALHGEVSGSGAGEAGAGTRHMFGGCAGMMVAALLAAVGLLALARHDAELRLEGTRGEGDM; encoded by the coding sequence ATGCTGGCGGTGGCGTACGTGACGTTGGCGGTCCTGGCGCTTCTGTGCGGTGGGTTGGAGCTGGCGGCCCGTCGGGCCTCACCGCCGCCGCAGCCCGGGCTGACGGGCGCGGCCAACCCGGCCTTCCGCGGCTTCCAGGCGCTGTTCCTGCGCGGCTACCTGCTGGCTCTGTGGGCCGACTGGCTCCAGGGGCCCTACCTGTACAAGCTGTACCGCCACTACAGCTTCCTGGAGTCCCAGATCGCCATCCTGTACGTGTGCGGCCTGGCCTCCTGCCTGCTCTTCGCCCCGGTCGCCGCCTGGCTCCCACAGGCCCTGGGCCGGAGGAACACCTGCCTGCTCTTCTGCCTGGCCTACTCGGCCTGCTGCCTCACCAAGCTGTCGCGCGACTACTTCGTCCTGGTCCTGGGCCGTGTGCTGGGCGGCCTGTCCACCTCCCTGCTGACCACCGCCTTCGAGGCCTGGTACCTGCACCGCCACCTGGACGTGCGCGACTTCCCGCGCGAGTGGATACCCGGCACCTTCGCCCGGGCGGCCGGGTGGAACCACGGGCtggcggtgggggcggggcttgtggcCAACCTGCTGGCggagtgggtggggctggggccGGTGGCTCCGTTCCTGTTGGCCGTCCCCTGCCTGGCGGCCTGCGGCTGGGTGGTGCTGTGGGACTGGGggcgggaggaggcggagggaggggcgggggcggagcagaGCGGGCCCCTGCTGGGCGCGGCGGCTGCGGCGGCGGCCATGCCGCCGGGCCCCCGGCTGTCCGCGCGGGCCCGGTTCTGGCGCGCCTGCCTGGAGGGCCTGCGCTGCCTGCTGTCGGACCGCCGCGTCGTCCTCCTGGGCGCCGTCCAGGCGCTCTTCGAGAGCGTCCTCTACATCTTCGTCTTCCTCTGGACGCCGGTGCTGGACCCCCACGGCCCGCCGCTCGGCATCGTCTTCTCCTGCCTGATGGCCGCCAGCATGGCCGGCTCCGCCCTCTACCGCCTGGCCACCTCCTCCGCCCGCTGCCGGCTGCAGCCCGCCCACCTGCTGTGCGCGGCCGTGCTGCTGGCGGCGCTCTCCTTCGCCGTGCTGACGGTTTCCACGGCGCCCGGGCAGCCCCGCCCGCTCCGGTCCTTCCTGGCCTtcctgctgctggagctgggcTGCGGCCTGTACTTCCCCGCCGTGGGCTTCCTGCAGGGCCGGGTGATCCCCGAGGACCGGCGGGCCGGCGTGCTGGCCTGGTTCCGCCTGCCGCTCCACCTGCTGGCCTGCCTGGGCCTGCTGGCGCTGCACGGCGAGGTGTCGGGCAGCGGGGCGGGCGAGGCGGGGGCCGGGACCCGCCACATGTTCGGCGGGTGCGCGGGGATGATGgtcgccgccctgctggccgcCGTCGGCCTGCTCGCGCTCGCCCGCCACGACGCCGAGCTCCGCCTGGAGGGGACGCGCGGGGAGGGGGACATGTGA
- the LOC135234711 gene encoding protein lifeguard 2-like isoform X2 yields MTQGKVSAMNKPTNGMQEGGMPAAPPSYEEATAEGSSPCYSGGYYGDREMLTEWSWHDQNIRRIFIRKVYTILMTQLLITLAIVALFTFCDPVKIYIQTNPGWYWASYAVFFVTYLTLSCCTGPRRRFPWNLILLAVFTLSLSYMTGMLSSFYNTKSVMICLGITAMVCLSVTIFSFQTKIDITSCQGVLFVLCMTMYFCGIMLSIVLPFGYVPLLDAIYAAMGAILFTMFLAFDTQLLMGNKRYAIGPEECVFATLNIYLDIVYIFSFLLQIFGSEQD; encoded by the exons ATGACCCAAGGGAAG GTCTCAGCGATGAACAAACCGACCAATGGAATGCAAGAAGGGGGGATGcctgctgccccgcccagcTACGAGGAGGCAACTGCAG AAGGAAGCAGCCCGTGCTACAGTGGGGGTTACTATGGAGACCGGGAGATGCTGACAGAGTGGAGCTGGCACGATCAGAACATTCGCCGCATCTTCATACGGAAG GTATATACGATCCTAATGACCCAGCTGTTAATCACTCTGGCCATTGTGGCGCTGTTCACTTTCTG TGACCCAGTGAAGATCTACATTCAGACCAATCCAGGCTGGTACTGGGCCTCTTA TGCAGTGTTCTTTGTCACATACCTGACACTGTCTTGCTGCACAGGACCAAG GAGACGGTTTCCATGGAACCTGATCCTACTggccgtgttt actctgtctctctcctatATGACAGGAATGTTGTCCAG TTTTTATAACACCAAGTCAGTGATGATCTGCCTGGGCATCACTGCAAtggtctgcctgtctgtgacCATCTTCAGCTTCCAGACCAAG attgacatcacttcctgccaAGGCGTTCTTTTTGTGCTGTGCATGACCATGTACTTCTGCGGGATTATGTTGTCTATCGTCCTGCCCTTTGGATAT GTTCCCTTGTTGGATGCTATCTACGCAGCGATGGGAGCCATCCTCTTTACCATG tTCCTCGCCTTTGACACACAGCTATTGATGGGGAACAAGCGTTACGCCATAGGCCCGGAGGAGTGCGTCTTCGCCACGCTCAACATCTACCTGGACATCGTCTACatcttctccttcctcctccagaTCTTTGGGTCAGAGCAGGATTAA
- the LOC135234711 gene encoding protein lifeguard 2-like isoform X1: MTQGKVSAMNKPTNGMQEGGMPAAPPSYEEATAEGSSPCYSGGYYGDREMLTEWSWHDQNIRRIFIRKVYTILMTQLLITLAIVALFTFCDPVKIYIQTNPGWYWASYAVFFVTYLTLSCCTGPRRRFPWNLILLAVFTASMAFMTAFVSSFYNTKSVMICLGITAMVCLSVTIFSFQTKIDITSCQGVLFVLCMTMYFCGIMLSIVLPFGYVPLLDAIYAAMGAILFTMFLAFDTQLLMGNKRYAIGPEECVFATLNIYLDIVYIFSFLLQIFGSEQD, encoded by the exons ATGACCCAAGGGAAG GTCTCAGCGATGAACAAACCGACCAATGGAATGCAAGAAGGGGGGATGcctgctgccccgcccagcTACGAGGAGGCAACTGCAG AAGGAAGCAGCCCGTGCTACAGTGGGGGTTACTATGGAGACCGGGAGATGCTGACAGAGTGGAGCTGGCACGATCAGAACATTCGCCGCATCTTCATACGGAAG GTATATACGATCCTAATGACCCAGCTGTTAATCACTCTGGCCATTGTGGCGCTGTTCACTTTCTG TGACCCAGTGAAGATCTACATTCAGACCAATCCAGGCTGGTACTGGGCCTCTTA TGCAGTGTTCTTTGTCACATACCTGACACTGTCTTGCTGCACAGGACCAAG GAGACGGTTTCCATGGAACCTGATCCTACTggccgtgttt ACAGCCAGCATGGCCTTCATGACTGCCTTTGTGTCCAG TTTTTATAACACCAAGTCAGTGATGATCTGCCTGGGCATCACTGCAAtggtctgcctgtctgtgacCATCTTCAGCTTCCAGACCAAG attgacatcacttcctgccaAGGCGTTCTTTTTGTGCTGTGCATGACCATGTACTTCTGCGGGATTATGTTGTCTATCGTCCTGCCCTTTGGATAT GTTCCCTTGTTGGATGCTATCTACGCAGCGATGGGAGCCATCCTCTTTACCATG tTCCTCGCCTTTGACACACAGCTATTGATGGGGAACAAGCGTTACGCCATAGGCCCGGAGGAGTGCGTCTTCGCCACGCTCAACATCTACCTGGACATCGTCTACatcttctccttcctcctccagaTCTTTGGGTCAGAGCAGGATTAA
- the LOC135234711 gene encoding protein lifeguard 2-like isoform X3: MTQGKVSAMNKPTNGMQEGGMPAAPPSYEEATAGSSPCYSGGYYGDREMLTEWSWHDQNIRRIFIRKVYTILMTQLLITLAIVALFTFCDPVKIYIQTNPGWYWASYAVFFVTYLTLSCCTGPRRRFPWNLILLAVFTASMAFMTAFVSSFYNTKSVMICLGITAMVCLSVTIFSFQTKIDITSCQGVLFVLCMTMYFCGIMLSIVLPFGYVPLLDAIYAAMGAILFTMFLAFDTQLLMGNKRYAIGPEECVFATLNIYLDIVYIFSFLLQIFGSEQD, from the exons ATGACCCAAGGGAAG GTCTCAGCGATGAACAAACCGACCAATGGAATGCAAGAAGGGGGGATGcctgctgccccgcccagcTACGAGGAGGCAACTGCAG GAAGCAGCCCGTGCTACAGTGGGGGTTACTATGGAGACCGGGAGATGCTGACAGAGTGGAGCTGGCACGATCAGAACATTCGCCGCATCTTCATACGGAAG GTATATACGATCCTAATGACCCAGCTGTTAATCACTCTGGCCATTGTGGCGCTGTTCACTTTCTG TGACCCAGTGAAGATCTACATTCAGACCAATCCAGGCTGGTACTGGGCCTCTTA TGCAGTGTTCTTTGTCACATACCTGACACTGTCTTGCTGCACAGGACCAAG GAGACGGTTTCCATGGAACCTGATCCTACTggccgtgttt ACAGCCAGCATGGCCTTCATGACTGCCTTTGTGTCCAG TTTTTATAACACCAAGTCAGTGATGATCTGCCTGGGCATCACTGCAAtggtctgcctgtctgtgacCATCTTCAGCTTCCAGACCAAG attgacatcacttcctgccaAGGCGTTCTTTTTGTGCTGTGCATGACCATGTACTTCTGCGGGATTATGTTGTCTATCGTCCTGCCCTTTGGATAT GTTCCCTTGTTGGATGCTATCTACGCAGCGATGGGAGCCATCCTCTTTACCATG tTCCTCGCCTTTGACACACAGCTATTGATGGGGAACAAGCGTTACGCCATAGGCCCGGAGGAGTGCGTCTTCGCCACGCTCAACATCTACCTGGACATCGTCTACatcttctccttcctcctccagaTCTTTGGGTCAGAGCAGGATTAA